Proteins encoded together in one Sphingomonas radiodurans window:
- a CDS encoding site-specific integrase — protein MFALTARCEEGRKKTDYYDEAVTGFVLECRSTGGRTYYLRYEDAAGRQKQHKIGRYEDVSFAAAKKAAQRLRSEVVMGGDPGATKAAIKAVPLYAELAAMHIADAELHQRSFSTTKSYMEKHIVPKWGRVRLTDIDSRAIAQWLATKRDEGLAPATVLKIKMIFSRSFELGARWGIPGCDKNPVRAVQSKPVNNARQRYVTAEEAARLITAAEASRNTQLAAIVQLLLLTGMRVSELLSTRWADVDLDRRTLFVPTSKTGRSRHVPLAQAAVDVLSDLPKGEFLFPNPRDPKKHLTTIKHGWQTARDVARLPGLRIHDLRHSAASFMVNSGVDLYSVGVVLGHANVASTARYSHLANDTLLAAVEAGASKQAQQTI, from the coding sequence GTGTTCGCCCTCACCGCCCGATGCGAGGAAGGTCGAAAGAAGACCGATTACTACGACGAGGCCGTGACTGGCTTTGTGCTCGAATGCCGCTCGACCGGCGGTCGAACGTATTACCTCAGGTATGAAGACGCCGCGGGCCGCCAGAAACAGCATAAGATCGGCCGCTACGAGGATGTCAGCTTCGCGGCGGCAAAGAAGGCGGCGCAGCGGCTACGATCCGAGGTCGTCATGGGCGGCGATCCCGGCGCCACGAAGGCGGCGATCAAAGCCGTGCCTCTCTACGCCGAGTTGGCCGCGATGCATATTGCCGATGCCGAGCTCCACCAGCGCAGCTTCAGCACCACGAAGAGTTATATGGAGAAGCACATCGTGCCCAAGTGGGGCAGGGTGCGTCTCACCGACATCGACAGCCGGGCGATCGCGCAGTGGCTGGCGACGAAGCGTGATGAGGGGCTCGCGCCTGCGACGGTCCTCAAGATCAAGATGATCTTCAGCCGATCGTTCGAGCTAGGCGCACGCTGGGGCATTCCCGGCTGCGATAAGAACCCCGTCCGCGCGGTGCAGTCGAAGCCGGTGAACAACGCGCGTCAGCGCTACGTCACGGCGGAAGAGGCCGCCCGTCTCATCACGGCGGCCGAGGCGTCCCGCAACACGCAACTGGCAGCGATCGTGCAGCTGCTCCTGCTAACCGGCATGCGTGTGTCCGAACTGCTGTCCACGCGGTGGGCGGATGTAGACCTAGACCGCCGCACGCTGTTCGTGCCGACCTCGAAGACGGGGCGATCGCGACACGTGCCGTTGGCGCAGGCCGCGGTGGACGTGCTCTCGGACTTACCAAAGGGCGAGTTCCTGTTCCCGAACCCGCGCGATCCGAAGAAGCACCTGACGACGATTAAGCATGGGTGGCAAACGGCGCGGGATGTCGCCAGGCTGCCGGGGCTGCGCATCCATGACCTGCGCCACTCCGCCGCCAGCTTCATGGTAAACTCGGGCGTCGACCTCTATAGCGTGGGGGTCGTATTGGGTCACGCCAACGTCGCCAGCACGGCCCGCTATTCCCATCTCGCGAACGACACGTTGCTCGCCGCCGTTGAGGCCGGCGCGTCGAAGCAGGCTCAGCAGACAATCTAA
- a CDS encoding thermonuclease family protein, which produces MSFVALACILIAIDGDTLRCGAERIRLIGIDAPELPGHCAQGRDCAPGDPIAAQVSLASLARGSAEIERDGVDDYGRTLARVRVNGTELSCAQLKKGYAVYRAEWDPVGSVTLSCGTQVVDPAAASVRSVARRPARQPVSSYGAFRNCAAARAAGAAPLYRGQPGYGAHMDGDGDGIACEPFRRR; this is translated from the coding sequence ATGTCCTTCGTAGCCCTCGCCTGCATACTCATCGCGATCGACGGCGACACGCTCAGGTGCGGCGCGGAGCGCATCAGGCTGATCGGCATCGACGCGCCCGAACTGCCCGGCCACTGTGCTCAAGGACGGGACTGCGCGCCGGGTGACCCGATCGCTGCTCAGGTTTCGCTTGCTTCGCTGGCCCGCGGCTCGGCCGAGATCGAACGCGACGGAGTCGACGACTATGGCCGGACGCTCGCGAGGGTACGGGTCAACGGGACAGAGTTGTCGTGTGCTCAGTTGAAGAAGGGGTACGCCGTCTATCGAGCGGAATGGGATCCAGTCGGCAGCGTCACCCTCAGTTGCGGTACTCAAGTTGTCGATCCGGCGGCGGCCTCCGTTCGATCGGTGGCGCGTCGGCCCGCCCGCCAGCCAGTTTCCAGCTACGGCGCGTTCCGCAACTGTGCCGCCGCCCGTGCGGCAGGTGCTGCGCCCTTATACCGCGGGCAGCCTGGATACGGCGCGCACATGGACGGCGACGGAGATGGGATCGCCTGCGAACCGTTCCGCCGCCGATGA
- a CDS encoding putative quinol monooxygenase encodes MPVKVVAFVSVKAGEDEAFVAAAQSCVTASRAETGVLQYDLWREPEGERRFVFDELYVDDAAVQAHMASDHFKAFGLASRELATARPTIVVSHPIDVAR; translated from the coding sequence ATGCCAGTCAAAGTCGTCGCGTTCGTGTCGGTCAAAGCCGGGGAGGACGAAGCCTTCGTCGCCGCCGCTCAAAGCTGCGTCACGGCCTCACGGGCTGAAACGGGTGTTTTGCAGTATGATCTGTGGCGGGAACCCGAGGGCGAGCGACGGTTCGTGTTCGACGAGCTGTACGTCGATGACGCGGCCGTCCAGGCGCACATGGCCTCCGACCACTTCAAGGCGTTCGGCTTGGCGTCACGCGAGTTGGCGACGGCGCGTCCCACGATCGTCGTCTCCCACCCGATCGACGTCGCCCGCTAG
- a CDS encoding amidohydrolase family protein: protein MIAEILDPDLPIIDPHHHLWDFGPLLPHMPDTTHPFGRIARQSPRYLFEELFRDCREAGHNVIGTVFLQCGAFYRADGPPEMKPVGEVEVVNGVAARSASGIYGAFRACAGIIGHADLTLGAAVGPVLDAEIAAGNGRFRGIRHIAAYDTDPEVLGPLAGTPADLYGDARFREGFAELGKRGLTFDAWVLEPQIAHVTSLARAFPDQPIVLDHVGTPLGLGVYKGRQQERFSAWRAAINELATCPNVMVKLGGLAMPFCALGDLGPDTRTDAKTLAGLFRPYVETSIEAFGARRAMFESNFPVDRWGADYATLWNAFKLIASGASPEDKHELFAGAAARFYRLEELLTG from the coding sequence ATGATCGCTGAGATCCTGGATCCCGACCTGCCGATCATCGATCCGCACCATCATCTGTGGGACTTCGGTCCGCTGTTGCCGCACATGCCCGACACTACGCATCCGTTCGGCAGGATCGCGCGGCAGAGCCCACGCTATCTGTTCGAAGAGCTGTTTCGAGACTGTCGCGAGGCAGGGCACAATGTGATCGGCACGGTCTTCCTTCAGTGTGGCGCTTTCTATCGCGCGGATGGGCCGCCTGAGATGAAGCCGGTCGGCGAAGTGGAGGTCGTGAACGGCGTTGCGGCACGTTCTGCAAGCGGCATTTACGGAGCGTTCCGCGCCTGCGCCGGGATCATCGGGCATGCTGATTTGACGCTCGGCGCCGCCGTCGGTCCCGTGCTGGACGCGGAGATTGCGGCAGGCAACGGACGCTTCCGTGGCATCCGCCATATCGCCGCTTACGATACCGATCCGGAGGTGCTTGGCCCGCTCGCAGGTACGCCCGCCGACTTGTACGGCGATGCGCGCTTCCGCGAAGGTTTCGCCGAACTGGGCAAGCGCGGATTGACCTTCGACGCTTGGGTTCTCGAACCGCAAATCGCTCATGTCACCAGCCTGGCGCGCGCCTTTCCTGACCAGCCCATCGTGCTCGATCACGTCGGCACCCCGTTGGGCTTGGGCGTCTACAAGGGTCGGCAGCAGGAGCGGTTCTCCGCTTGGAGAGCAGCTATCAACGAGCTCGCGACCTGCCCGAACGTGATGGTGAAGCTCGGCGGGCTCGCGATGCCGTTCTGCGCGCTCGGGGACCTTGGGCCGGACACGCGCACCGATGCCAAGACATTGGCCGGCCTGTTCCGCCCTTACGTCGAGACCTCGATCGAGGCGTTCGGCGCTCGTCGCGCGATGTTCGAGAGCAATTTCCCCGTCGATCGTTGGGGCGCAGATTACGCGACGCTGTGGAACGCCTTTAAGTTGATCGCATCAGGTGCGAGCCCCGAGGATAAGCACGAGCTGTTTGCGGGTGCGGCTGCGCGCTTCTATCGCCTCGAAGAGCTCCTGACCGGCTAG